The genomic interval CCTCTCGATCGACCAGCTCGTCCCGCTCCCCGGCGGCGCCCTCGCCCTGCTCGCCTCCGAGCCGGTCGACGGCCGGGACGCGATCGCGCCGGACCGCGCGCTCTGGTTGCTGGATCCACCCACCGCCGCCGGATCCTCCCGCCCGCGCCGGATCACCGACCCCGACCAGCTCGAGCTGACGACGGCCGGACCGCTCGTCACGGCGGGCGATCGGGTGCTCGTCCACGAGCTGACGCGCGGGCGCATCCACCTGCACCTCGCCTCCCGCGACGGCTCCACGCAGGAGGTGCTCGGCGGGGACCTCGAGGCGCACGGCGCCGCGGCCGTCTCCCCGCTCGGCGAGGCCGGGGAGGTCGTGGTCCTCGCCGCCGTCTCGACCCCCTCCAGCGCGGGCGAGCTCGTGCAGGTGCGGGTCCCGGCGCCGGGCGAGTCCGACGGGGACGAGGCGCGGGCCCTGCCGTCAGCCCCGCGCGTGCTCACCGACCTCGGAGCCGACCTGCGCTCGACCGGACTCGTCGCCCCGCGCGAGCTCGAGGTGACGGGCCGCGACGGCTACCCGGTCCACGGCTGGCTCGCGGTGCCCGAGGGCGACGGCCCCTTCCCCGTGATCCTCATGATCCATGGCGGCCCCTTCGCCCACTACGGCGTCAGCGTGTTCGACGAGGTGCAGGTGCTCGCGGGCGCCGGGTTCGCCGTCGCCTACTGCAATCCGCGCGGCTCCGCCGGGTACGGGCGGGCGCACGGCCGCGCGATCAGGCACCGCATGGGCACCGACGACTTCGCCGACGTCATCGACTTCCTCGAGGGCGCGATCGCCGCCGACGCCGAGGACCGTCCGGGCCGGCTCGACGCCTCCCGCCTGGGCATCATGGGCGGCTCCTACGGCGGCTTCCTCACCGCGTGGACCATCGCCCACGACCATCGCTTCGCCGCGGCGATCGTCGAGCGCGGCTTCCTGGACCCGGCGAGCTTCCAGGGCACGAGCGACATCGGCTCCTACTTCGGCGACGAGTACGTGGGCACGACCCCGGAAGACATCGCCCGGCAGAGCCCTTTCGCGCACATCGGCGACGTGCGCACGCCCACCTTCGTCATCCACTCCGAGCAGGACCTGCGCTGCCCGCTCGAGCAGGGCACCCGCTACTTCTCGGCGCTGCGCCG from Brachybacterium kimchii carries:
- a CDS encoding S9 family peptidase yields the protein MHPTDIRHLLSVSTPALAPDATFAVVAVSHPDEGADRSVGQLWRVELDGARRRHGAPRQESSARRRLTRGLSDSAPHLSPDGSVLAFLRPDARGRAQIHLLDPRGGEPRQVTDAPLGVGQFVFSPDGSRLAFLARVPEPGRYGTVDGIGPDAEPARRVDSVRWHANGVGWSIDRPRQVHVLELPSLDDEPEYPQAPRVESGTDEGHDGALGSDGDARTSRAARQITEGTDDHTALAFAADGTRVLAVRDRLESDERDLRSVLVAIDAEAPSAASILLEEADGLSIDQLVPLPGGALALLASEPVDGRDAIAPDRALWLLDPPTAAGSSRPRRITDPDQLELTTAGPLVTAGDRVLVHELTRGRIHLHLASRDGSTQEVLGGDLEAHGAAAVSPLGEAGEVVVLAAVSTPSSAGELVQVRVPAPGESDGDEARALPSAPRVLTDLGADLRSTGLVAPRELEVTGRDGYPVHGWLAVPEGDGPFPVILMIHGGPFAHYGVSVFDEVQVLAGAGFAVAYCNPRGSAGYGRAHGRAIRHRMGTDDFADVIDFLEGAIAADAEDRPGRLDASRLGIMGGSYGGFLTAWTIAHDHRFAAAIVERGFLDPASFQGTSDIGSYFGDEYVGTTPEDIARQSPFAHIGDVRTPTFVIHSEQDLRCPLEQGTRYFSALRRNGVPSSMLVFPGEDHELTRSGRPRHRLQRFAAIQEWWERALSGRS